The Corallococcus soli genome has a window encoding:
- a CDS encoding PaaI family thioesterase, whose translation MMKEPSMSEQAVNPRTRTVTWKDPREGASAAKKLSGLEYLRAIQKGDLPGPPIAELMGFSPVEVEEGKVVFGVQPGEHHYNPIGMVHGGLAATLMDSAMGCAIHTMLPVGVGYTTLELHVNYVKGIAHDSGQLFCKGEVIHLGGRVATAQGRLVDAQGNLYAHGTTTCMIFRPPGPGAKE comes from the coding sequence ATGATGAAGGAGCCTTCGATGAGCGAGCAGGCCGTGAACCCGCGCACGCGGACGGTGACGTGGAAGGACCCCCGGGAGGGCGCCTCCGCGGCGAAGAAGCTGTCGGGGCTGGAGTACCTGCGCGCCATCCAGAAGGGGGACCTGCCGGGGCCGCCCATCGCGGAGCTGATGGGCTTCAGCCCCGTGGAGGTGGAGGAGGGCAAGGTGGTGTTCGGGGTGCAGCCGGGGGAGCACCACTACAATCCCATTGGCATGGTGCACGGGGGGCTGGCGGCCACGTTGATGGACTCGGCGATGGGGTGCGCCATCCACACGATGCTGCCGGTGGGCGTGGGGTACACGACGCTGGAGCTGCACGTGAACTACGTGAAGGGCATCGCGCACGACTCCGGGCAGTTGTTCTGCAAGGGGGAGGTCATCCACCTGGGCGGCAGGGTGGCGACGGCGCAGGGGCGGCTGGTGGACGCGCAGGGCAACCTCTACGCGCACGGCACCACGACGTGCATGATCTTCCGGCCGCCCGGTCCGGGCGCGAAGGAGTAG